A window of Chloroflexaceae bacterium genomic DNA:
TACAACTACGGCACCTGCGGCGCCGGCGAATGATTTCACCGTCGTTCAGCTTGCGGGTGTCAACCACATCGGTCTCGGGATGCTGGCAGTAGGGGCAACGCATAACAACCACCGGCCCGCCATTGCGATCAGTCTGCTACCGCATTATAGCACAGGGGAGGGGTACCGCTCCTGGAGGCGGTGAATCCCGTCCACCCCTCTGCCGCCCCGTTCAAGCGCGGCGGAGCGATCGTCTGGATGCCTGTAAAAAAACCAGCAAGGGGATGAGGAAACCTGGTTTCCCCATCCCTCTCCAACGCAGCTACAATACCCTCCAGGGGGATGAAAACGAAGGTTTCTCGGGATGGCGGCGCCCTCCCAGACCCTTCTACGGAGGGCAGGAGGTCAGGAGGGAACCGCCGGCCCTAGAGCGCTCGCCTTCGGTATCCGGGCATCTTCGTGCTCAGGGCAGATCTCCACCCTGCGCTGAAAGGCCCGCTCGAAGAGCGCGGCGCGGCGATTGGCCTCCCAGATCTCTAGCGTGGCATCGCCGCGGCTATCCACGAGGATGCGCACTGGATCGCCCAGTTCCACTCGCACCGCGCGCACCACCTGGCTCTTGCTGCGCTCCAGGTATTCGGCGATGCGCAACAGGGCGCTGAGGCGCATGATGCGCAACGTATCGCCGGGTTGCAGCAAATCGGCATAAGGATGCAGATCGGCCCAGCCCTTGCGGTGGTTGCGCACCACCGCGCCAAGGATGACGATCTCGCGGTGGGTGAAGCCGAGCAAGGCAGCGTTGTGGATCAGGTATTCGCCGTGCTTGTGGTGATCGTAGTACCCCACAATCACGCCGATGTCGTGCAGCGTCGCGGCATAGCCCAGCAACTCCCGTTCCCAGGAGCCGTAGTGGTGCAGCGGCGTGAGCTGGTCGAAGAGGCTCAGACAGATGCTGGCGACCTTGGCGCAGTGCTCCTGTTCGTAGTCGTCGAGGCGGGCCAGGTTGAGCACGCTGAAGGCGCGCGGATCGTCAATTAACGGCGGCTGCATTCCATCCAGGAAGCGGCTGTAAAAGATACCCTCGCGCACTCCCTGGCCGCTGACCACCAGTTCACTGAACCCGCCCCGCTCCATCAACTGATCGATAATTACTGCCCCGGCCAGGGTGACATCCGCGCGTTCAGCCTTGAGGCCGGGGATCTGCTCGCGCTCGCGGCGATTCTTGCGCGCCAGTTGCTCGATGATTCCCAGGAGCGCCACACGGGTCAACACGTACCCGTGCACGCGGTCAAGCGGATACTGGCGCTGTTTCTGATCAATGCGCGCCAGGGTGCGCACCGTGCCGCCCATGCCGGCAAGCGCCTTGCCCTCTTCGGCGCGCAGCCAGTCAAGATCGGCGAAGACCTGCCGCGCCGCGGCCATCAGCGCCCGCAGTTCGGACCTGGTGATCGGGTCGGTTTTGACGTAGCGTTCGGTAAAGCGCACGACGCCCGCCTGCGCCGAGAACGACTCCACCAGGCGACGGTTGACGACTGCGTCCACCTGGGTCGAGCCGCCGCCGGTGTCAAAGATGAACCCATTGCGGAGATTGAGGCCGTTCACCGCCCCGATGTAGGCGTAGTAGGCCTCCTCGCGCGCGGAAATGATCCGCAGATCCAGGCTGGTCTGGCTGCGCAGGGCTTCCCAGAAGACCTCCTGATTGCTCGCCTCGCGGATGGCGCTGGTGCCGACGGCGATAACTTCCTCAACACCGGTGTTGCGGCAGAACCGCTCGAACATCGCCAGGGCCTCGACAGCGCGGCGAATGGGCTGGGGTTGGAGCGCGCCGCTGGCGTCCACTCCCTCGGCCAGACGCACCACCGCGCTCACTTCGTCCACCAGACGGAAACACCGTCCGGGTGTGTAGGCCATGACGATCAGACGGGTGGTGTTTGAGCCGAGGTCGATAATTCCGATTTTGCGCATATGGGTTGCCGCCGGTATGTGGATAAGGCATTCCTCCAGACTCGCTCATCATGTTCTACCGCACCACCTCAGCAATCGTCGCGGCAACGATGTCAAGATCGTCATACGAAATCACGAGGGGTGGGAGCAGGCGCAAGACGTTGGGGCCGGCAGGCAGGGCCAGCACGCCGCGTTCGAGGAGGGCCTGCAGGCAGGGCTGCACGCGGGTGCGCAGTTCAATGCCCACGAGCAGACCCAGGCCGCGCACCTCGCGCGCCGCGGGCAGGCGCAGCGCGCGCAGCCGTTCCATGAGCCAGCGCCCCTTCTCGGCGGCCTGGCCGGGCAGATCCTCCGCGATATACGCGCGCAGCGCCGCCCGCGCCGCTGCGCAGAGCAGGGGATTGCCGCCGAAGGTCGAACCGTGGGCCCCGCCGGGAAGCGCCCCGTGGCGTTCGTGCAGCGCCACCGCGCCCATGGGCAGGCCCGCAGCGATGCTCTTGGCGAGCAGCAGCCCGTCGGGAACCACGCCGCTGTGCTCGATGGCGAAGAGCCGCCCGGTGCGGCCAAAACCCGTCTGCACCTCGTCAATCAAGAGCAGGGCGCCGCGCTCGTCGCAGATGCGTCGCGCAGCCTCCAGGTAGCCGGGGGGCGCCGGGCGAACGCCGCCCTCGCCCTGCACCGGCTCCAGTATCACCGCGGCCGTATCCTCCTCGACGTTCGCGGCAAGCGCTTCGACATCGGCGTAAGGCACGTGGACGAACTCCGGCACGAGGGGGGCGAAGGGTTCGCGGTACTTCGGCTCCCAGGTGGCGCTGAGGGCGCCAAAGGTGCGCCCGTGGAAGCCGCGCATCGTGGCGACGATCTTGCGGCGACCGCTGAGCAGACGGGCGAATTTCAGCCCGGCTTCGACCGCTTCAGCGCCGCTGTTGCAGAGGAAGATCCGCGCGGGGAAGGGCAGAGCTGCGGCCAGTTCATCGAGATAGGCCGCGCGCTGGTCGTTGTAAAAGATCTCCGGGCAACTCATCAGGATGGCGGCCTGGGCCTGCACCGCCGCCACCACCGCCGGGTGAGCGTGGCCAAGGTTGGCGGCGCCCTGACCGCCGACGCAATCAATGTATACGCGCCCGTCAGCGTCGTAGAGACGCGCCCCTTCACCCCGCACAATCGCCACGGGACGCTTGGGGTACAGACCTGACGTGTAGCGCTGCTCCGTAGCGATGATCGGATCGTTGGCGCTCATTTGCTACGACCGGGGTGGCGGCGGCACGTTCTATGGGCAGTATATCACAGGCGATCAGCGCTTCATGCAGAATTGCCGGCGAGGTCTACAGATCCGCCTGTCAATCTGGCCCGCGCCCCTCAACCTCCACACCTCCACACCTCCACAGGTTCACCCCCACCGGGCGTCTCAGGATTGCCCCAGCGCCGCCAGCGTGCGGCGCAGGCCCTCCTCGGTGCTAATGCGCGGGCCGTAGCCCAGGTCGCGCCGGGCGGCGCTGAGGTCGAACCAGCGCGAGCGGGCCAGTTGCACCGCCGTGAGACGGGTGAGGGGCGGTTCCATCGGCAGGCCCAGCAGTTCGTAGGTGCGCTCCAGCAACGTCGCGATCTGCACGGCGCGCTTGAGGGAGATCTTGCGCCGCGCCGGGCGGCACCCTGCCCGCGTCACCACCTCGTTGATGAAGTCCCAGAGGTTGACCGGCTGCTCCTGCCCGATAAAATAGGGGCGCCCCCGTAACGGCGAATGCTCGCCGAGCCGGTCGGCGGCCAGCAGATGGGCCTCGGCGCAGTTCTCGACGTAGGTTACGTCAACCTTATTGTTGCCATCGCCGATCTGGACGAGCCGGCCAGCGCGCGCCCGCGCCAGGATGCGCGGAAAGAGGTGCGGATCGCCCGGCCCCCACACCAGCGGCGGACGAATGGCCGTGACGGCGATGGCCTCACGGGCCAGCACGAACCGCTCGGCCAGGGCCTTGGTGTGCTGGTAATGGCTTAGATAGCGCTCCGGATAGGGCCAGGACTCATCGGCGCCTTCCACGTCTTCTTCGCCGAACACCACTGAGGGCGAGGAGGTAAAGACCAGCTTCGGCACGCCGGCCCGTTCCGCTGCCCGCACCACCCGCTGCGTGGCGCTGACGTTGTTGCGGTAGTAATCGTCAAAGGGGCCCCATACGCCCGCCTTCGCCGCAACATGGAAGACCACCTCGACCCCCCGCATTGCCGCGTTCAGCACGGCGTTGGCATCGGGAGCAGCCAGATTGGCGCGCAGACATTCAACGCCACGCGCGGCCAGTTCAGGATACTCGTTCCGTCCGATGACCCGCACGCGGTCGCCCCGGGCCAGCAGTTGCTCCACAATGGCTCGCCCGATGAAGCCGTTTCCACCAGTGACCAGGGTAAGCATAGCCCTTCCAGGTAACCCGGACCTGACAGGTCCTGCACACCGGTCAGGTCCGGGGAACACTCACCTCCACACCTCCACACCCGCCATCCCCGACCCGGTCTCAGATCCGGCCGGCGGCCCATACAGCCAGTTGCTCGCGGAAGATCTTGGCGTTATGCCGGATGTCCACCGGGAAGGCCGGATGCACCAGGAAGGTGGCAATGCCGGCGGTCATCGGGTAGCGCGCGCCCAGGGCGCGCAACTCGCTCAACAGGCAGGCGCGGGCGGCGGCATCGCGCATCACGCGCCGGTCGCGCGGCTCAACCACCACCACGGGGCGCTGCGTTCCCATCTCACCCACGCCGACCAGGGCGCTGCGGGCCACGCCGGGGTGCTGATTGAAGATCAGCTCCACCGGCTCGGTGAACAGCGTCTCCGCGGGTGTCACGACGCGCTGGCTCTTGCGCCCGTAGAACCACAGCCGGCCCGCGTCGTCAAGGTAGCCCAGGTCGCCCATACGGTGCCACAGGCCGTCGGCGTCGGCGATTTTGGCCCGCGCCGTGGCCTCGGGACGATTAACGTAGGTCTTCGTTACCGAGGGGCCTTTGACGCAGATCTCGCCGACCTGGAAGGGCGGCAGCGCCAGGGTTTCGTCCCAGCGCTCAATCGGCGCCTCGCTGATGGGGATGATGCGCAGCGTCACCCCAGGCACGGGGCGGCCCACACACGTGCCGGCGGTTGGATCGGCCCCGCGACTGGCAATTGCGGCAAGTAC
This region includes:
- a CDS encoding NAD-dependent epimerase/dehydratase family protein; translation: MLTLVTGGNGFIGRAIVEQLLARGDRVRVIGRNEYPELAARGVECLRANLAAPDANAVLNAAMRGVEVVFHVAAKAGVWGPFDDYYRNNVSATQRVVRAAERAGVPKLVFTSSPSVVFGEEDVEGADESWPYPERYLSHYQHTKALAERFVLAREAIAVTAIRPPLVWGPGDPHLFPRILARARAGRLVQIGDGNNKVDVTYVENCAEAHLLAADRLGEHSPLRGRPYFIGQEQPVNLWDFINEVVTRAGCRPARRKISLKRAVQIATLLERTYELLGLPMEPPLTRLTAVQLARSRWFDLSAARRDLGYGPRISTEEGLRRTLAALGQS
- a CDS encoding aspartate aminotransferase family protein; its protein translation is MSANDPIIATEQRYTSGLYPKRPVAIVRGEGARLYDADGRVYIDCVGGQGAANLGHAHPAVVAAVQAQAAILMSCPEIFYNDQRAAYLDELAAALPFPARIFLCNSGAEAVEAGLKFARLLSGRRKIVATMRGFHGRTFGALSATWEPKYREPFAPLVPEFVHVPYADVEALAANVEEDTAAVILEPVQGEGGVRPAPPGYLEAARRICDERGALLLIDEVQTGFGRTGRLFAIEHSGVVPDGLLLAKSIAAGLPMGAVALHERHGALPGGAHGSTFGGNPLLCAAARAALRAYIAEDLPGQAAEKGRWLMERLRALRLPAAREVRGLGLLVGIELRTRVQPCLQALLERGVLALPAGPNVLRLLPPLVISYDDLDIVAATIAEVVR
- a CDS encoding Ppx/GppA family phosphatase, with the translated sequence MRKIGIIDLGSNTTRLIVMAYTPGRCFRLVDEVSAVVRLAEGVDASGALQPQPIRRAVEALAMFERFCRNTGVEEVIAVGTSAIREASNQEVFWEALRSQTSLDLRIISAREEAYYAYIGAVNGLNLRNGFIFDTGGGSTQVDAVVNRRLVESFSAQAGVVRFTERYVKTDPITRSELRALMAAARQVFADLDWLRAEEGKALAGMGGTVRTLARIDQKQRQYPLDRVHGYVLTRVALLGIIEQLARKNRREREQIPGLKAERADVTLAGAVIIDQLMERGGFSELVVSGQGVREGIFYSRFLDGMQPPLIDDPRAFSVLNLARLDDYEQEHCAKVASICLSLFDQLTPLHHYGSWERELLGYAATLHDIGVIVGYYDHHKHGEYLIHNAALLGFTHREIVILGAVVRNHRKGWADLHPYADLLQPGDTLRIMRLSALLRIAEYLERSKSQVVRAVRVELGDPVRILVDSRGDATLEIWEANRRAALFERAFQRRVEICPEHEDARIPKASALGPAVPS